Genomic segment of Caretta caretta isolate rCarCar2 chromosome 4, rCarCar1.hap1, whole genome shotgun sequence:
ctccaatttgtctaggtctttctgtatcctatccctcccctccagcgtatctaccactcctcccagtttagtatcatccgcaaatttgctgagagtgcaatccacaccatcctccagatcatttatgaagatattgaacaaaaccggccccaggaccgacccttggggtactccacttgataccggctgccaactagattcTCCCCTCCCGGGCAGTTTAGGcacagtgctggggggtgggggtgctacggggggtgggggggaggggcgctctGCCCTCTGAGTCCCCCCGTTCAACTCGCCTTTGCCCTGGTGCTCGTACAAAACTTGACAAGCCTTAGCTGAGAGCAGTGCTTGGCCTGCCTTGCCTCGCTGGTTCCTCATGCTGCCccatccgtccgtccgtccgtctgTCTGTGTTGTCTCTTGAGTCATGACCTGGTTTGACTGAAAAGACATGCCAGCTCGCCCTGTGAGCTCCACCTCTTCATGAATCGCTGCGACTCAGCCTGGCACAGCCGCTCACAGGCTGACACCCACCGGAGCGTTTCGGGGACCGTTTGCTCATCTCGCGTGGCCTCCTGTGTCGCACAGGCCTGCCCTTGCAGTGAGCCCAGGAGCTCGGGCTGCGCGAAAGCATCTTCCAGGCAGGCCTGGTGAGGACCTGGGGCTAAGGACGTACCAGGTACACATTCGGATTGTGCTTGTGGAGCTGTGTGACGGAAATCTGCCGTGTCAGCAGTAAGGTGTGCGGCTCCAGGCCCGCGGGCAGGGCCTGACGCCTATACCCCGCCCCCccgaccaccccccccccgacaggcacaaagagaaacaatgtggACGTGGCACTTCGACCTCACAATGGTTATTCCAAAAATCATCAGCATCCTTAGAAAGCCTAGTTCAGAAGGTtcctctggggaggggggaagggaggagccgTGGAAACTTACCAGGAGTAGAACAAAAGagaccaggtttcagaggagcagccgtgttagtctgtatctgcaaaaagaacaggaggactcgtggcaccttagagactaaccaatttatttgagcatgagctttcgtgagctacagctcacttcattggatgcaaaagAGACCAGGTGACCAAGGGGAGGTTAAATCAAGAAACACACAGTCAGGGACATGCCAGGGCGGCATCTTTTCTTCAGTCCAGGAGGGAGAGATCACCCAGCGGAGAGCAGCTTCCTGGGGCAGCAGAGGCATGCAGGTTTTCCTGAGCCCAGATGGCCCCAGTAATTCTGGACAACCCAAGGGACTCATGCCCTAGCCCAGAGAATGCcctggagtggtgaggaaactgaggcaggggcgTGCATTTAGTGTTTATTGCTTTGTATGATCTGTGCTCTCCTGCGCTTTCCATGATTAAGTATAAAAGAGAATAAATGTGTTAGACTGTGCAAAGTGTGAGCGTGTGTTGACTGCTTCACAACTACCACTTGCCCCgagagtgaaactgaccagaaccGTCACACCTTTGGGTGGagtttggggcaggggtgtgttTAAGTCCCGGGGAGTCTGAAGGGTCGGTGCTGCACCCAGAAGTGCTCGACAGCAGGTTTCAACACCCAGAGGGTCTGCACCTGGAGAATGTGCCTAAGGACCCTGAGATTGGGGCAGTGGCGGGATTCCAGGCCCCAGAAGCATAACACACCCCAGGGTATCCAGAGCACAGAGACCTGGATTCCTCTCACAGCAGTCCTAATGGGTGGCCaggctgggggtgctggaggaTCTGCGACAGGTATTCAGCCTGGCTTTGAAGCCATCAAAAGATAGAGAATCCCCCACCTCCCTTGGGAGTTTGTTGGAGTGGTTAATCACCTGCATCCTTAACTAATTGTGCCTAATTTGGGGGATCTTCACCATCAGAGTTAAGGGCTGTGAATTCctggggggtgaggaaggggcAGATTGCTGTGTGAGGCTGGCCTGGAGGCTAATGGTTCCAATCTCAGTGCCTTGATGGAAAATCCTCGGAGCAGCCACCCCTGTAAATTAACAAAATTGTATGCGTGGGGATTTCTGCAATATTGGGAACATGCCTAGTGCTGTACAGCCGGTGGGCCTGTGCCCAGCAAGCACTGGGCTCCAGCTATGATACTGCCAGTCCTTAGCTAATGCCCACAGCCTGGGCAAGATCTGGCATCTGGCCTGGCAGCAGCACACATGGGACTCACCGAGGGAGCGCTGGCCCTTTATCCAGTGCATCAGAGCAGGAGGGTGGAAGGGACTTTGCCTGCGTTGGATGGGAGGCAAGGGAGGGAGCTAGGAGTGTGCATGGGGAGACTTTGGACCCTCTGGGATGGATGTAATCAGGCAACACAAGACCTGGGGGAAGGACCAATGATCACAAGCAAGTCagcagtaagggggcaggagaCTGACCCTTGCACGGGAGGGCCTATGCCCAGTGCAGACGCACTGCCCCAGGAAGGCCGAAGTGTCAACACCTACTAGAAATGCTGGGTCTCTTTGCACAGCTCCATTCCGACAACACTGCATCAAGCTGACGTGGGGACAGCGTGTGGCCAAGGGAGACCCTTGGTTCATGGGCAGGGTGAATGAATGCCCCTCATTTCCATTACCGGGCAGCTGGCCACCCTGCAATCTTCTTAGCAAATTCATCCTCACGCTCTTCCCCCCATTTCCAGGTGGGAACCAAGGCCCAGGGAGACCAAGCGACGTACCAAAGTCACAGGGagtttggggcagagcaggaacttgacCCCAGGCCTCACAGGCTAATGCCCAAAgccctggaccatccttcccctcaTGTCACTAGCTGCTTAAGGCAGTGAAATCAGACGCTTCTGTGCATGGACCCCCAGTTGCGTTGCCCCCACTCCTTCCAATGCTAGAGAAGCCGCTGGCCCCCCCAGTGCACACCCAGTGAAAACGTGCACTGCACTGGCTGCCCtccatgccccttctcccccactaCAGTCCTCTTTGCAAATCTGCTCACCCTATTCCTAGGGCCTCTGCCTGCGGGGTGGGGAGACTTGTGCCTTCTGCTGCCCTTCTCTCTATCTAAGCACTTCCCCGGGCCCTATCTGAATGATATGAGCCTCACAATGGAGGCAGGCCAGGGCTACCCTCATTGCACAGGcgggaactggggcacagagagtcTAAATGACTTAgctgaggtcacacagggagtcttggacagagccaggaattgaactcctAAGTCCCAGGGTGGGAATCCCACCTGATCCcttgtcccagtccagtgccctttTATCGTTACTTATTATTTGGCTGCGGTGGTGTGTGGGCCCCATCACGGAGCAGGACTCCCTCGCGCCAGGCACTGTACCAGCATAGAACAGCTGACAATCTAGTCCCTTCTTCTCCCTTTCACCAGCTCAGTGGCTCCCCATGTGCAGGAGGCAGCTCCCCAACCCCCTAGCAACAAACCCACGTGCCCTGGAGCAGCGCCAGCAGCGGGCTGCGTTGGAAGCAGGCTCTGCCAGTCCCCGGAGAGGTGGGGAACGGGTCACACCCCCTAAGCCAGGGATGGGGGAGGCTCCTGCCGGCTGggacagtgtgggagggggaattcTGTACTGGCTGCCACTGGGACGGAGCCTGGCTGGGTTTGGGGGCTGTAGGACCGCGGTGCTGCTCACTAGTGCGCAGGCCACACGCCCCACTGGGGCAGCTCCTCCCGGACCTTTGCTCTGGCCCGGGCACAAAGTGCCCGGGGGCGTGTTTCTAGGGGGAGCCCTTTAGCGGCGGACTGCGCCCCGAACAAAGATGGCCGCTGGCCACGGGGGAACGGTCCGCGACTGAGCGCTGTGCGGGGCGGAAGCGGAGCCGGGTCCGTCGGGAATAGCCCTCCCGGGGCTGCCGGCCCGTAGCGGAGCCTGGCCCGATGAGCAAGGCGTGGCGGCGAGCGGGCGGCAGGATGGAGGGGGCCGAGGCGGGTGAGGAGCGAGCgcggtccccccccccacccccgcccggcCGCTGCTGGCCCCTGGGGCCCGGGGCCCCCGTCTCCCAGCAGTAACGGCTCGGGCCGCCGGGGCCGGCCGGGGGGAGCGGGCGGGGACTGGGGCCCGGTGGGCGAGGGGGGAGCGGCCGAGGGGGGCGGCGAccggtgggtggggggagggaccggggcccggcgggcgggaaccgggggcccgggggggagcggccgggggggggggccggcgGGAACCGGGGGCCCGGGGGGgagcggccgggggggggccgGCGGGAACCGGGGGCCCGGGGGggagcggccggggggggggccggcGGGAACCGGGGGCCCGGGGGggagcggccggggggggggccggcGGGAACCGGGGGCCCGGGGGggagcggccggggggggggccggcGGGAACCGGGGGCCCGGGGGGgagcggccgggggggggccgGCGGGAACCGGGGGGGAGCGGCAGGGGGGGGGCGGCGGGAACCGGGGGCCCGGGGGGGAGCGGCCGGGGGGGGCCGGCGGGAACCGGGGGGGAGCGGCAGGGGGGGGGCGGCGGGAAccgggggcccgggggggggcggcggggcccgggggggggcggcgggaaccggggcccgggggggggggcggccggGGAAATGGGAGGGAGCGGCCCggcggggcagggactggggccCTTTGCGCTGGGGAGGGAAGtgggcggggcccgggggggcagggactggggccCTTTGCGCTGGGGAGGGAAGTGGGCGGGGACTGGGGACcggcggggggctcagcgggaCCTGGGAGTTATATAGGGCCTGCgcttgctccctgccccagccacggGGCCCCCAGCCAGCCAAGCAGGAGCTGGGGCGGGAGCGGGACAGGGGGCAGAGGAGCCGGGAGGGGCCTGGTGggtctcaccccctcccccggggaGTCGAGGCAGCTTATCCCTTCGGCCTGTGGCCCAGCCCCCCGGGAACGCCCCAGGCCGGTGGGGTGACTGCGCGTGTCCCCAGACCAGGACGAGCCCGGCGGGCCCGGCTCCCACAAGAAGAAGCACAAAAAGCACAAGAAGAAGCACAAGAAGAGGCATCACCACGAGACCGGGGGCACCAGCTTCTCCGCCGAGACCCTGGAGTCCAGCCCCTTGCTCCCCAAGCCCCAGCTCAAGCTCAAAATCAAGCTGGGGGGGCAGATCCTGGGCACCAAGAGGTAAGGGGAGCCCCAGCGTCCACTCTGGGTGACGGGGGCAGTGGGCGGGATGTGTGACATTTTTGGGGCCAAGGCTTATATTTCAAAATAGGACTCGCTGTAGTGACCAGACCAGGGCCAGGATTCATGCCCGGGTCAGACCAGCCAGGTCTCTCCCTTCAGGCCCTATCGGATCAGCAAGCCCCCCTCGCCCTGTGTCCCCGCCctgcctcccacctccccagAACAGACCAATGGGCCCTCTGCCCTGGAGCCATTACAGGGGCCAATGCTGGTGTTGTGCGGGTAGACGCAAGCCCACAGATCCTAGTGTGGGTCTCTGTGTGGGCAAGCAAACTCTGCTCCAACCTAACGGGCAGGGTCTGGGCTGTCTCTCCAGTGTGCCGACCTTCACAGTGATCCCCGAGGTGCCGCGCTCGCCTTCCCCCCTGATGGTCGTGGATGACGAGGACGAGCCCATGGAGGGGGTCCCCATTGAGCAGTATCGGGCCTGGCTGGGTAGGTGCTAAAGGGGGAGATCCTCGCTGTACAGCTCTGCAGCATTCCCAAACAGCAGGCAAGGAAGCCCAGCCCCCGataagggtggggaggggatccTGGGGCAGCCGCAtggctggggggagccctggggtggggtgaggcccctggggcagggaggtatCAGGTGATCCCACATTCGCCCGACTAAGCTCTGAGTGCTCTTGTTTCCCTCCCATAGGCAGTAACAAAATAGCTGTAAACAGCTTTGGGGGACCCCAGCTTCTCCCCCGTGTTGGGCTGCTCCCTTGACTCTGTTCCGGCTTGGCTAGTGAGGCTGTGGGTGCTGCCCGGGGAGCCAGGGCTGAGCTTTGCCATGCTCTGGGGTTTCCCCTGGTGGGAGTCAGAGACGGATCCTATGCCCAGGGGCCAGAGGAAGTGTAAAGCCAGGCCCTAGTAGGGGTCTGTTGGGCATCTGCCCCTAGAGAGAACAGTTTCTTGGGAGCAGGCCAACCACTGGGAGTTACAGGGGGCCCAGGACAGGTGGTAACACTGTGTCTCCCTCCTGGGGCTGCACAGATGAAGACAGTAACCTGGATCCATCGCCCCTGCCGGACCTGGACTCGGAGAGCTGCTTCCCTGCCCgcgaggacgaggaggaggagcgCTGGCTGGATGCGCTGGAGAAGGGCGAGCTGGACGACAACGGCGAGCTGAAGAAGGAGGTGGATGAGTCGCTGCTCACGGCCAGACAggtgagtggggctgggagcctgagCTGTGCAGACTGGGAGCTGCTGTAGGGGTCAGTCCCTCCCTCCCATGTGGCCTAGGAAGGCTGCGGGTGGCCCATGTGTACAGGGCGGCGGCTGAGACATGTGCAGgggttgtggctgcagcagcctgCTTGGTACAGAGAGCAGCCAGGGTAGCACAGAATCCCCTGTGCCCAAAGCTCTCCCATGCGTGGGGCTTTAGAGCCCCATGTCCTGCCGGGCTCCCTGCCTTCCTTGCACAGGGAGGCCCTGACACATGCACAGTCCCCAAAGCCAGCCAATCTCCCCCAAGCCGGGGCTGGAttggagcccctcccccagcggGGAAAGCCCCCTCAGCCTGACCGTCCCTCTTGCTCTGTGCCCCCCGCAGAAAGCTCTCCTGCACAAGCAACAGAGCCAGCCGCTCCTGGAGCTGCCCATGGGCTACAAGGCGAAGGAGATGACGGAGGAGATGCTGGTGAAGCGGGAGGAGCGAGCCCGCAAGCGGCGCCTGCAGGCGGCCAAGAAGGCGGAGGAGAACAAGAACCAGACCATTGAGCGCCTCACCAAGACCAACAAGGCCAAGGTGAAGACACTGCGGGAGCGCAAGGCCAagcaggccccgtgccccatgaTCCGCTACTGCAACACCGTGGACCGGATCACCGTGTCCTTCCCGCCTGGGGTCACGCTGCCCCTGCTGCCCTGC
This window contains:
- the INO80B gene encoding INO80 complex subunit B; this encodes MSKAWRRAGGRMEGAEADQDEPGGPGSHKKKHKKHKKKHKKRHHHETGGTSFSAETLESSPLLPKPQLKLKIKLGGQILGTKSVPTFTVIPEVPRSPSPLMVVDDEDEPMEGVPIEQYRAWLDEDSNLDPSPLPDLDSESCFPAREDEEEERWLDALEKGELDDNGELKKEVDESLLTARQKALLHKQQSQPLLELPMGYKAKEMTEEMLVKREERARKRRLQAAKKAEENKNQTIERLTKTNKAKVKTLRERKAKQAPCPMIRYCNTVDRITVSFPPGVTLPLLPCTLPPVPAPTTCGVSGCPNRKRYSCSRTGVPLCSFACYQKNLQLQEAVG